From the Synechococcus sp. KORDI-49 genome, the window AGCCGTTGATCTGCTGGAGAACAAACTGCGCGATGGCGGCTTCAGCTTCGGTTTCGAGCCGATCCGGGTGAAATTCAGCCCCGACGCGGCTCGCGTGAAGCAGTTGGAGGAAACAGGCACCCGTTTCGGCCGCCAACTGCTGCAGACGCAGAAGCGTGCACAGCGCCGCAGCGCCGGCGGGCTGAGCGAGAGTCGCAGCGATCCTGCTGTGGTGGCCCTCGGACGGGTGCTCGGCTCGTTGTGCGTGCTCACCACGCGCAAGGGAGACCTGAGCGGAGCGATGGTGGCCAGCTGGGTGAGTCAGGCCAGCTTCACGCCACCGGGAATCACTGTGGCGGTCGCCAAGGACCGTGCCGTGGAAGCACTGCTGCACAAGGGTGATCGCTTCGCGCTGAACGTGCTGGCTGAAGGCCGTGAAAACGGACTGATGAAGCAGTTTCTCCAGCCCTTTGCACCGGGCGCCGACCGCTTCGCCGGACTGGAGCTGAACCACAGCCCAAGCGAACAGCCCCTGCTCCCGGACGCACTCGCCTGGCTCGAGGGGGAGGTGAAACAACGCATGGAATGCGGTGATCACTGGCTTGTTTATGCCCAGGTGAATCATGGAGGCCTGTTTGATACCCAGGGATCCACGGCGGTGCATCAACGGCGCAGCGGAGCGAATTACTGAGCTCGAGAGCCGGATGTGCCCCCGCTAACTCATACTGGCTATGAGTTAGCCCTACACTGAGGATCGCTCCTCCCGGCTTATGGATCTCACCAAACCCTCCACCCAGGCCAATCTCGATGCCGCCTTCGGCGGAGAAAGCATGGCCAACCGCAAATACCTTTTCTTTGCGGACGTCGCCAAACAACTCGGCCACAACGAGCTGGCGAAATTGTTCCGGGAGACCGCTGCGCAGGAAACCGAGCATGCCTTCGCCCATTTCCGCCTTCTGCACCCGGAGCTGGCGGTGAAGGACCCGGCAGGCCTCAACGAAAGCGAGAAACAGGCGATCCTCAGCCGCTGCCTCGAGCTGGCCATCGAAGGGGAAACCTACGAATTCACCACCATGTATCCGGAGTTCGCGGCCCAGGCTCGCAGCGACAGGGATGGGGGTGCCGAAGCGGAATTCAACGAGCAGATCGATGAATCCAAAGAGCACGCCGGCATCTTCCGCACCGCCGCCAAGAACTTCGGTCTGCTGGCCCCGATCGAGCAGCACCATGCCGAACGCTACGGCGTGGCCCTGCAAGCACTTCAGGGCAACGGTGCCGCCGGAGAAAGCGAGAACCCTGTCGCCGGCAAGTGGATCTGCAAGGTCTGCTCGATGATCTACGACCCGGCGGAAGGCGATCCCGATTCCGGTCTTGCCCCGGGAACGCCCTTCGAAGCGATTCCCGACGACTGGCAGTGCCCGATCTGTGGAGCACGCAAAGCCAGCTTCGTGCCTTACCGCGAAGCCGAACTGAAAGCAGCCTGACGCTCTCCCCCGCTTGGCGGCCATCTCCAGCAGGTTCCTGAAACACCTTGGTCAATGCTCTGGGTATGAAAAACACAGCACGCACGGATCTGCTGGTGATCTCCGCCAGCAATGGGGAAAACCTGAAACTGGCTGAGCGATTTGCCCAGCAGGCCCGAGCCCTTGGTCAGACCGCTGAGGTGCTCGACTTAACGGAGATCGATCTGCCGCTGTTCACCCCCCGCTCCCAGGCCCAGGGAATGCCGCGAGCGGTGGAACCGGTTCAGCAGCAGCTGATGACAGCCACTCGCTGGGTGATCTGCGCTCCGGAATACAACGGCTCGATCCCACCATCACTCTCCAATGCCATCGCCTGGCTGTCGGTGACCGGGGAGGACTTCCGAGCGCTTTTCAATGGCCGGCCCATCGCCATGGCCACCTTCTCCGGAGGTGGCGGCATGGAACTGCTCCTGTCCTTACGCATCCAGCTCACCCACCTCGGCGCTCAGGTGGTTGGACGTCAACTGCTGAGCAATAACGCCAGACCCGCCAAGGACGACACCATCAACGACCTGCTGCAGCGGCTACTGCAGATGAGCCCACTAGTGCTCTGAATCAGAACATCCTTTTGTCCATCCCACCCCGGAACCACCATGCAACCGGCTGAGACAACGCAAGCTCCAACCGTCATCTTCCGCCCGGCAGCTCAGCGTTTTCACAGCCGATTGGATTGGCTCGACTCCCGGCACAGTTTTTCATTCGCCGGCCATGTCGACCCCGACTGGATGGGTTTCGGCCCCCTCCGGGTGATCAATGACGACACCATCGCGGCAGGCAGAGGCTTCGGCATGCACCCGCATCGGGACATGGAGATCATCACGGTGATGGTGGACGGTGAACTCAGCCACAAGGACTCCATGGGGCACAGCGCCGTGATCCATGCCGGAGAGGTGCAGAGGATGTCGGCCGGCACCGGCATCACCCACAGCGAGATGAACAACAGCACGGAATCCTGCCGGCTTCTTCAGATCTGGATCGAACCTGAGGAGCGTGGCATTCCCACCGACTACGAGCAGAAATCCTTCCCGATCGATACCCAATGGACACCGCTGATCTCTCCTCAGAGCAACAACGGTGCCATGCGGATTGCCCGAAGCGTGCATCTCTGGCGTGCCAGACCGGCACAGACGAGCCAACTGACGCTCCCCTCGACCGGCGGGCCGCTGCTCTGGCTTCAGGTCATCAGTGGCACGGTGAATCTCAACGGCAGCGACGCTGTTCCGGAGCGCTTGCAGCAAGGCGATGGGCTGGGCTTCCACCGAATGGATGCTGTCATCGATGATCTGAGCGCCGCCGATGCGGAAGCTGACATCCTGCTGTTCGCTCTGCCATGACACACCAGATCTGGACGGTGTTGGCTTGATCACGTTGTATCCAAAATAACTGAAAACTGTCGCTTGAATCACATCGATTGCGCTGCAAGGCCTTTGAGTGACAGGTTTTTTCCGGGATGCATGGAGATTCTTCAGACCAGGCACCGTGATCCCAAAAAGATTCCGTTGATGACGAGCACACCAGATGTTGTGGCCTCAAATGACGGAGACACAAACCGATGATCCCCTGAGCGATGGGATTCCTGATGAGCCAACAGGCCGTGGTGCGTTATCGCGGCTTTCTCTTGCTGCCTCAGACCAACCAGAGCTGGCTGGTGAGACCGGAACGCAGTCCGATGCGTCTGCTCCCGTTTCGGACACCGTCCTGCTCTCTGGCCGATGTGAAAGCACTGTTGGACTGGCGACTGTCAGAACAGACGTCGGAGATTCACGCTGCCTAGACCCTGTTCAGGCAGCGGCTGGCGGAGGCGTGGGATCACCGATGGGCTGCAACGGGATCACCAGAGTGGCCCAATGATCAGGCCGTTCCGCCCGCACACGGCGGGAGCGACGCACGCCGAAGGGAACCCTCACGACATTCGTTCCTTCGATCGGAAGGGTGTGGCCCCGCTGCAGAGCGGATTCCAGACCCTCAGGCAATGCGGGCAGGACCGGTTCAACTCGGTCCGATGATTGATCGCTTTTGAAGATGGTCTTCCGATCCATGGTGTCCCCCGACAGACGAATCAGTTGTCGAATAGTTTGCAGCTGGTCGATGGTGGTCCTAATCGAACCAAATCAAGTTTTCGGTTTTCAGTGAAAATTTACACGCCTGAGCAAGGCAACACCAGATGATCCGGCGTTTCAGGCGGCAACGGGTTGCTCAGCCAGGTCCTCCACCGACGGGCAGGTGCAGATGAGATTCCGATCACCGAAGGCGTTGTCGATGCGTCCGACCGCAGGCCACAGCTTGTTCATCGGCTGATCAGCCAAAGGGAAAGCGGCGGTGGCGCGGCTGTAGGGACGATCCCAGACATCAGCTGTGACCACGGCCATGGTGTGGGGAGCCCGCTTCAGGGGATTGTTCACCGGATCCATCCGACCGGATTCGATGTCCCGAACCTCCTCACGGATCGCGATCAACGCGTCAGCGAAGCGGTCCAGTTCTTCAAGACTCTCGCTCTCGGTGGGTTCCACCATCACGGTGCCCGCCACAGGCCAGCTCACCGTCGGCGCATGAAAGCCGTAGTCCATCAAGCGCTTGGCGATGTCATCGACATCAACACCCGCATCCCGCTTGAGCGGTCGCAGGTCGAGAATGCATTCGTGAGCGACGCAGCCGGTGGTCCCCCGGAACAACACCGGGTAGTGGGGGTCCAGCCGATGAGCGAGATAGTTCGCTGACAGCAGCGCGACCGCACTGGCCTGGCGCAGAGCCTCCGCCCCCATCATGCGCAGGTACATCCAACTGATCGGCAGGATGCTGGCGCTACCGAGAGGGGCAGCTGACACCGGCCCGATCGCGGTGGGCTGGTCTGACTGGAGAGGATGACCGGGCAGGAACGGGGCCAGATGCTCCGCCACTCCGATGGGGCCGACACCCGGACCACCACCGCCATGGGGTATGCAGAAGGTCTTGTGCAGATTGAGGTGGCAGACGTCAGCCCCGAAAGCTCCCGGCCGACAGAGACCGACCTGGGCATTGAGATTGGCTCCATCGAGGTAGACCTGCCCGCCGTGGCGATGCACCACCGAACAGATCTGACGGATCCCTGGCTCGAAGACACCGTGCGTGGAGGGGTAGGTCACCATGAGAGCGGCGAGACGGTCGCTGAACTCCTCAGCCCGGGCCGCCAGATCATCCAGATCGACGTTCCCCTCGTCATCGCAGGCCACAGGCACCACCTTCAGGCCCGCCATCACGGCGCTGGCTGGGTTGGTGCCATGGGCACTGGTGGGGATCAGACAGATGTCCCGATGGCTGTCCCCCCGCGAGTGATGCCAGGCCCGGATCACCAGCAAGCCGGCGTACTCCCCCTGCGAGCCGGCATTGGGCTGAAGGGAGACCGCTGAGAAACCTGTGAGAGCAGCAAGCCAGCGCTCCAGATCATCCGCCATGTGGCGGTAGCCACGGGCCTGATCCTCAGGGGCGAAGGGATGCAGCGACGCGAAGGCAGGCCAGCTCACCGGCAGCAGCTCGGCGGCGGCATTGAGCTTCATCGTGCAGCTGCCCAACGGGATCATGCCGTGCACCAGGGAGAGATCGCGGCTCACCAGGCGCTGGATGTACCGCAGCAACTCGGTTTCACTGCGATGGCAATGGAACACCGCTTGCGTCAGCCAGGGCTCCTCGCGACCGGGCACGCCGTCGAGGGAACCGGAGACAACTTCGGTGATCGGAGGCGTCTGTCGCTGAGCAGCAGCAGCCAGGAGCAGCACCAGCCGCTTCAGTTCCGACTCGTTGCTGAGTTCATCCAAGGTGATGCCGAAGCCTTCCGCCTGATCAGGCGCAGCCCCCTCAGGCACCACCCGCAGGTTGATCTCCGCCTCGGCTGCCGCTCGATGCACGGCAGCGGCATCGCTGCAACGGATCACCACGGTGTCGAACCGCTCTCCAGGAGCAACCGGGTAACCCAGGGCCACCAGAGCAGCCTCCAGTCGACGTCGCAGGCGCACGATCCGCTGTGCGATGGCGGTCAATCCGTCCGGCCCATGGTGAACCGCATAGAAGGAAGCCATCACTGCCAGCAGCACCTGCGCCGTGCAGATGTTGCTGGTGGCCTTGTCGCGTCGGATGTGCTGCTCACGGGTCTGAAGAGCCAGGCGCAGAGCTGGCTGGCCCTGGGCATCCCTGGACTGGCCCACCAGTCGGCCGGGAATCTGGCGCTTGTAGGCATCCCTGGTGGCGAAGAAAGCGGCGTGAGGTCCGCCGAAACCCATCGGCACGCCGAAGCGCTGGGCGCTGCCGACGGCAATGTCAGCACCGAAGGAGGCCACCGGCGCGATCAGGGTCTGAGCCAGGGGATCGATGGCCACGGTCACCAGAGCCCCGGCTTCATGAGCCCGCTCGATCAGAGCAGTGGGGTCCCAGACCTGGCCCTCCTTGCCGGGCAGCTGCAGCAGTACGCCGAACACCGTGGCATCGAGCACGAAATCGCCGGGATCCAACCGCTCCAGCTCGATGTTCAAAGGCTCGGCGCGGGTCTGCAGCACAGCCCAGGTCTGTGGCAGGACGGCGGCATCCACCAGGAAGCGACGGGCCTCAGCACGACGACAGACGGCATGACTCAGCCCCATCGCCTCAGCAGCTGCCGTGGCCTCGTCCAGAAGAGATGCATTGGCGATCGGAAGACCGGTCAGCTCGCTGATCAGGGTCTGGAAGTTGAGAAGCGCTTCCAGGCGACCCTGGGCGATCTCAGCCTGATAGGGCGTGTAAGCGGTGTACCAGGCGGGATTTTCAAAGACGTGACGCTGGATCAGTGCCGGCGTTGCTGTGCCGTGGTAACCCAGGCCGATCAGGGAGCGGCGAACCGTGTTGTCGGCAACGATGCGGCGCAGATCTTCCAGGGCCTCCGATTCGCTGCAGCCCTCCGGCATGGCCTCCGAAGGAGGGTGCTCATCGAGGATGTCCGATGGCACGACATCGGCGATGAAGGCCGCCATGTCGCTGTAGCCGAGGGTCTTCAGCATGGACCGCTGCTCGGCGTTGCCCGGGCCGAGATGCCGCTCGAGGAAGGGGGAGACCAAGGGGAGCGGCAGCGAAAATCCCGCCGATCGTAAAGAAGGGAGACCGGCGGCCGATGTCAGCTGGCGTTCACCTTGGCGCTGTAGGCCGCCGCATCAAGCAGGGACTCCATTTGGGATGCGTTGCCGGGCCGTATCACCAGCAGCCAGCCTTCCCCGTGTGGATCGTTCTGAAGTTCCTCTGGGCTCGCGAGCACAGCCTCGTTGCGTTGCACCACCTCGCCGTCGATCGGGGCGTACATGTCCTCCACGGCCTTGACGGATTCCACCGAACCGAAGCTGTCGCCTTTGCTGAGACTGGCGCCGACATCAGGAAGATCAACGAAGACGATGTCCCCCAGCTGATCCACTGCAAAAGCGCTGATGCCGACTCGCACCAGCTCGCCGTCGGCATTCGCGTATTCGTGGCTGTCGGCGAAGCGGAAGGATTCGGGAAACGCAAACGCCATCGTCTGGCGGATCAGCAGCTCGCACCAGTCTGCGGGAGATCGCGCAGCTCCGCAGCATCAAGAGCCGCCAGTGCCTCCTGGAGCGCGAGGCTGAGATGGGCCCGGTGGGTTCCGCCCTGCACGAAAAGATTGAACGGTTCCCGCAACGGAGCATCCGCGGAGAACTCGCTGGTCGAACCATCGATGAAGGTTCCGCCCGCCATCACCAGATCGCTGGCGTAACCAGGCATCGAAGCGGGCACAGGATCCAGGTAGGAACCGACCGGGGACATGCTCTGGAATGCACGGCACACCACCTTGAGTGCCTCCGGTGAACCGAGGCGAACCGCCTGGATCAGATCACTGCGGAACGCTCCCGGCGCAGGCTGAACGGCACACCCGAGCCGTTGAAACACCCCCGCCACCAGATCCGCTCCGATCAGGGCCTCCGCGACCATCTGCGGCGCCAGGAACAAACCCTGAAGCACAAGACGCTGGAGATCAAAACCGGTTCCACCCTCCCGGCCGATTCCCGGAGCCGTGAGACGGCAGCA encodes:
- a CDS encoding rubrerythrin family protein → MDLTKPSTQANLDAAFGGESMANRKYLFFADVAKQLGHNELAKLFRETAAQETEHAFAHFRLLHPELAVKDPAGLNESEKQAILSRCLELAIEGETYEFTTMYPEFAAQARSDRDGGAEAEFNEQIDESKEHAGIFRTAAKNFGLLAPIEQHHAERYGVALQALQGNGAAGESENPVAGKWICKVCSMIYDPAEGDPDSGLAPGTPFEAIPDDWQCPICGARKASFVPYREAELKAA
- a CDS encoding NADPH-dependent FMN reductase, whose protein sequence is MKNTARTDLLVISASNGENLKLAERFAQQARALGQTAEVLDLTEIDLPLFTPRSQAQGMPRAVEPVQQQLMTATRWVICAPEYNGSIPPSLSNAIAWLSVTGEDFRALFNGRPIAMATFSGGGGMELLLSLRIQLTHLGAQVVGRQLLSNNARPAKDDTINDLLQRLLQMSPLVL
- a CDS encoding pirin-like bicupin family protein, translated to MQPAETTQAPTVIFRPAAQRFHSRLDWLDSRHSFSFAGHVDPDWMGFGPLRVINDDTIAAGRGFGMHPHRDMEIITVMVDGELSHKDSMGHSAVIHAGEVQRMSAGTGITHSEMNNSTESCRLLQIWIEPEERGIPTDYEQKSFPIDTQWTPLISPQSNNGAMRIARSVHLWRARPAQTSQLTLPSTGGPLLWLQVISGTVNLNGSDAVPERLQQGDGLGFHRMDAVIDDLSAADAEADILLFALP
- the gcvP gene encoding aminomethyl-transferring glycine dehydrogenase; the encoded protein is MVSPFLERHLGPGNAEQRSMLKTLGYSDMAAFIADVVPSDILDEHPPSEAMPEGCSESEALEDLRRIVADNTVRRSLIGLGYHGTATPALIQRHVFENPAWYTAYTPYQAEIAQGRLEALLNFQTLISELTGLPIANASLLDEATAAAEAMGLSHAVCRRAEARRFLVDAAVLPQTWAVLQTRAEPLNIELERLDPGDFVLDATVFGVLLQLPGKEGQVWDPTALIERAHEAGALVTVAIDPLAQTLIAPVASFGADIAVGSAQRFGVPMGFGGPHAAFFATRDAYKRQIPGRLVGQSRDAQGQPALRLALQTREQHIRRDKATSNICTAQVLLAVMASFYAVHHGPDGLTAIAQRIVRLRRRLEAALVALGYPVAPGERFDTVVIRCSDAAAVHRAAAEAEINLRVVPEGAAPDQAEGFGITLDELSNESELKRLVLLLAAAAQRQTPPITEVVSGSLDGVPGREEPWLTQAVFHCHRSETELLRYIQRLVSRDLSLVHGMIPLGSCTMKLNAAAELLPVSWPAFASLHPFAPEDQARGYRHMADDLERWLAALTGFSAVSLQPNAGSQGEYAGLLVIRAWHHSRGDSHRDICLIPTSAHGTNPASAVMAGLKVVPVACDDEGNVDLDDLAARAEEFSDRLAALMVTYPSTHGVFEPGIRQICSVVHRHGGQVYLDGANLNAQVGLCRPGAFGADVCHLNLHKTFCIPHGGGGPGVGPIGVAEHLAPFLPGHPLQSDQPTAIGPVSAAPLGSASILPISWMYLRMMGAEALRQASAVALLSANYLAHRLDPHYPVLFRGTTGCVAHECILDLRPLKRDAGVDVDDIAKRLMDYGFHAPTVSWPVAGTVMVEPTESESLEELDRFADALIAIREEVRDIESGRMDPVNNPLKRAPHTMAVVTADVWDRPYSRATAAFPLADQPMNKLWPAVGRIDNAFGDRNLICTCPSVEDLAEQPVAA
- the gcvH gene encoding glycine cleavage system protein GcvH yields the protein MAFAFPESFRFADSHEYANADGELVRVGISAFAVDQLGDIVFVDLPDVGASLSKGDSFGSVESVKAVEDMYAPIDGEVVQRNEAVLASPEELQNDPHGEGWLLVIRPGNASQMESLLDAAAYSAKVNAS